CGAGATGCTGTGCGAGCTGGAAACCGACAAGGTCTCGGTCGAGGTTCCCGCCCCCGCCGCTGGCGTTCTGGCCGAAATTCTGGCCGAGGAAGGCGCGACTGTCGATGCCAAGGCGCGGCTGGCGATCATCACCGAAGGCGCGGCTGGCGCGAAACCGGCCGCTGCCACCCCGTCGGAAAAGGCCCGCGATGCCGGCCCCGAAACCCCGACGCCGCGCGCCGACGCCGGTCAGGGCAAGGATGTCGAGGATGCGCCCTCGGCCAAGAAGGCGATGGCCGAAGCGGGCATCGGCCGCGATCAGGTCACCGGCTCGGGCCGTGATGGCCGGGTGATGAAGGAAGACGTGGCCCGCGCCGCATCCGCCCCGCAACCCGCCGCGGCCCCTGCGGCGCCGCGCGCGCCCTCGGCCCCGCAGGATGCCTCGCGCGAGGAGCGGGTGAAGATGACCCGCCTGCGCCAGACCATCGCCCGCCGCCTGAAGGACGCGCAGAACACCGCCGCGATGCTGACCACCTATAATGAGGCCGACATGTCGGGCATCATGCAGCTTCGCAACGAATACAAGGAAGCCTTCGAGAAGAAGCACAAGGTCAAGCTGGGCTTCATGTCCTTCTTCGTGAAGGCCTGCTGCCACGCGCTGAAAGAGGTGCCCGAGGTCAATGCCGAGATCGACGGCACCGACGTGGTTTACAAGAACTTCGTCAATATGGGCGTCGCGGTCGGCACGCCCAACGGGCTGGTCGTGCCGGTGGTCCGCGATGCCGAGCAGAAATCCTTTGCCGAAATCGAAAAGGAAATCGCCGAGCTGGGCGCCAAGGGCCGCGACGGCAAGCTGTCGATGGCGGAAATGCAGGGCGGCACCTTCACCATCTCGAACGGCGGCGTCTATGGCTCGCTGATGTCCTCGCCGATCCTGAACCCGCCGCAATCGGGCATCCTTGGCATGCACAAGATCCAGGAACGTCCGATGGTCGTCGGCGGTCAGATCGTGATCCGCCCGATGATGTATCTGGCGCTGTCCTATGACCACCGGATCGTTGACGGCAAGGGCGCGGTG
The Paracoccus alcaliphilus DNA segment above includes these coding regions:
- the odhB gene encoding 2-oxoglutarate dehydrogenase complex dihydrolipoyllysine-residue succinyltransferase; translated protein: MTTDVKVPALGESVTEATVATWFKKPGERVEMDEMLCELETDKVTVEVPSPAAGVLAAIVAAEGTTVAPDAVLAQIDETGAAAGAAPKTDKPQAETTQAEKTQEGQKMSGKSVDVMVPALGESVTEATVATWFKKPGDSVEMDEMLCELETDKVSVEVPAPAAGVLAEILAEEGATVDAKARLAIITEGAAGAKPAAATPSEKARDAGPETPTPRADAGQGKDVEDAPSAKKAMAEAGIGRDQVTGSGRDGRVMKEDVARAASAPQPAAAPAAPRAPSAPQDASREERVKMTRLRQTIARRLKDAQNTAAMLTTYNEADMSGIMQLRNEYKEAFEKKHKVKLGFMSFFVKACCHALKEVPEVNAEIDGTDVVYKNFVNMGVAVGTPNGLVVPVVRDAEQKSFAEIEKEIAELGAKGRDGKLSMAEMQGGTFTISNGGVYGSLMSSPILNPPQSGILGMHKIQERPMVVGGQIVIRPMMYLALSYDHRIVDGKGAVTFLVRVKEALEDPRRLLMDL